The Amycolatopsis nigrescens CSC17Ta-90 genomic interval CGGTCAGCCCGAGCGCGTCCAGCAGCAGCCGGAACGCGCCGGGGTCGGCGGACGCGGCGGGCCCCTCGGCCTCGACGTAGGTGGCGGGACGGCCGGCGAAGTACTTCAGGTACTGGCCGAGGGTGTGCAGGTACATGTCCCAGCCGTGGCCGGTGAGGCTCTCGTAGTCGTCGTCCCAGTCGTCGGCGAGGACGCCGCTGTGTACGAAGCGAAGCACGGTGCTGCCGCCGTCGCGGGCTTCGATCAGGTACTCGAACGCGTCGAGCGTGCCTTCCGCCGCCCCGGGGGCCTTGATGACCAGCCGCTTGCCCGGCTCCCAGACCGCGACGACCGACGCCCCTTCCCCGGCTTGGCCGCCCGGCTCGGGTTCGATCTCCACCGGCCATAGCCAGCCCGCGGTGCCCTCGGGGGTGGCGATCGCCTGCCACACCTGTTCCGGGGTCGCGTCGAGCACGACCTCCTTGCCGATCTCGAACTCCCGCGACATCACGCCCACCCTTCTCGTCTCGCTGTATGCCGCCACCGTCTCACCGACAACTTTAGCTGTCAAGACATGACAACTCGTCGGTGGCCGGACGGGAAGAAGCCCGCGAGTGTGGAACTCGCGGGCGTCGAATGTGGGACTCGGGGGGGCTCGAGTGTGGGACTCGCGCGGGGGTCAGGCTTCGGCGGTCAGGGCCAGCGGGTTTTCCGGGGCGCAGCCCCAGGCGAGGTCGGCGACCAGGCGGACCGCCTCGTCCACCGCCGCGGCCACCGGCGGGCTCAGCTCGGCGCCCTGGCCGATGTGGCCCGGTTCGCAGCCGACCACCAGCACCTCGCCCGCGTCGCCGCCGAGCAGCTCCAGCATCCGGAACACCGCGTCCGGCCGCATCCCGTGCGCGTCCACCGAGCCGCCGCTGCGGCCGGCCTCGATCAGCGAGACCGTGCCCGGTTTCCCGCCACGGGGCACCACGTCGATCAGGATCGTGGTG includes:
- a CDS encoding SRPBCC family protein, with amino-acid sequence MSREFEIGKEVVLDATPEQVWQAIATPEGTAGWLWPVEIEPEPGGQAGEGASVVAVWEPGKRLVIKAPGAAEGTLDAFEYLIEARDGGSTVLRFVHSGVLADDWDDDYESLTGHGWDMYLHTLGQYLKYFAGRPATYVEAEGPAASADPGAFRLLLDALGLTEFALGDRVRLTPDGLAPIEGVVDYVVPPVDGQPVFLGVRAADAMYRFHGRAVLGMPIAVGHHFYGEPDAPSAWHDLLERALG
- a CDS encoding hydrogenase maturation protease, giving the protein MKPRVLIAGLGNAFLGDDAFGVEVARRLAEAAVPAWVQIADYGIGGMRLACDLLGGYDTTILIDVVPRGGKPGTVSLIEAGRSGGSVDAHGMRPDAVFRMLELLGGDAGEVLVVGCEPGHIGQGAELSPPVAAAVDEAVRLVADLAWGCAPENPLALTAEA